The Litchfieldia alkalitelluris genome has a window encoding:
- a CDS encoding family 43 glycosylhydrolase, with amino-acid sequence MKNQCFNPYLPSYEYIPDGEPYVFGDRLYVYGSHDRFNGKLFCMNNYVCWSAPVNDLSDWRYEGVIYKKNQDPMNKLGLYQMYAPDVAKGKDGRYYLYYTVMFQSVISVAVCDTPAGTYEFYGYVGYPDGRKLSNSSGDPFLFDPGVLVDDDGSVYLYSGFAPRKGVPRFLKDGRNGHLKADM; translated from the coding sequence ATGAAAAATCAATGTTTTAATCCATATCTACCAAGTTATGAATATATTCCAGATGGAGAGCCTTACGTATTTGGAGATAGGTTATATGTATATGGTTCGCATGATAGATTTAATGGAAAGCTTTTTTGCATGAACAATTATGTTTGCTGGTCTGCTCCTGTTAATGACCTTAGTGATTGGAGATATGAAGGAGTTATCTATAAGAAAAATCAAGATCCGATGAATAAGCTAGGATTATATCAAATGTATGCGCCTGATGTTGCTAAGGGGAAAGATGGACGATATTACTTGTATTATACGGTTATGTTTCAAAGTGTGATATCGGTGGCAGTTTGTGATACACCTGCCGGAACATATGAGTTTTATGGCTATGTAGGTTATCCGGACGGCCGTAAATTATCGAATAGTAGTGGTGATCCGTTTTTATTTGATCCAGGAGTCCTCGTTGATGATGATGGAAGCGTGTATCTTTATTCAGGATTCGCACCTAGAAAAGGGGTGCCAAGGTTTCTGAAGGATGGAAGAAACGGACATTTGAAGGCGGATATGTGA
- a CDS encoding S9 family peptidase produces MTKRPITAEDLCKFKFVGDPKVSPNKDKAAYVLTHVDQEKDGYYSYIYLTDLKGEGRQYTSHYSKDSLVKDTAPKWSPDGSTLAFRSNRSGKNQVWLLHTNGGEAVQLTDVKQGIGDFVWSPDGKQLALTITGELKLSSDKDDEKKEEKSDVKVITRLRYKGDGVGIYNDDRKHVYLLDIEAKSYTKITEGEHDFSQPRFTPDGKSLFYIGTKAEDKEWGYLPAIWKYDISSKEESLFYQGNGYLMSPSISPDGKWLAVAGHTRGERSQGNSNVLLFSLETAKLTNLTDSFDYTVGNLVGVDAKYDTAEFQLIWDSTSTNIFFSATVGGDCQLFKVDIDGKVSAALSPSVASVTSYDLVSDDQAVLVLATPLSTGDLVTQDLSNVENVVQLTDWNQELYNEVHLSTPENFNYKSTDGWEIEGWVMKPYGFEEGKKYPMILEIHGGPATAYGNGLHHEMQLMASKGYVVLYTNPRGSHGYGHEFVNAVIGDYGGMDYEDIMAGVDYALENYNYIDTDQLFVTGGSYGGYMTNVIVTRTERFKAAVTQRSICNWHSFYGTSDIGFFFTEWQHGHADLWDDVEKLLKISPLTYARDVKTPTLILHSEQDLRCPMEQAEQWYIALKRLGVETKLVRFPDENHDLSRSGKPKHRLERLQHLIGWFDDRLEA; encoded by the coding sequence ATGACTAAACGTCCTATTACAGCAGAAGATTTATGTAAATTTAAGTTTGTAGGAGACCCTAAGGTATCTCCTAACAAAGACAAAGCTGCTTATGTATTAACACATGTTGATCAAGAAAAAGATGGCTACTATTCTTATATTTATTTAACTGATTTAAAAGGTGAAGGTAGACAATATACCTCTCATTATTCAAAAGATAGCTTAGTAAAAGATACTGCGCCAAAATGGTCACCAGATGGAAGTACACTTGCTTTCCGTTCTAACCGTTCAGGCAAAAATCAAGTTTGGCTCTTACATACTAATGGTGGTGAAGCTGTTCAATTAACAGACGTAAAACAAGGAATTGGTGATTTTGTTTGGTCTCCAGACGGAAAACAGCTTGCTCTTACAATAACTGGAGAATTAAAGCTTAGCTCTGATAAAGACGATGAGAAAAAAGAAGAAAAAAGTGATGTAAAGGTCATTACAAGACTTCGTTATAAAGGTGATGGAGTTGGTATTTATAACGATGACCGTAAGCACGTGTATTTATTGGACATTGAAGCAAAGTCATATACAAAGATAACTGAAGGAGAGCATGATTTCTCTCAGCCTCGTTTCACTCCAGACGGCAAAAGCTTGTTCTATATTGGCACAAAAGCAGAAGATAAAGAGTGGGGCTACCTCCCTGCTATTTGGAAATACGATATCTCGTCTAAAGAAGAGAGCCTTTTTTATCAAGGTAACGGATATCTGATGTCACCTTCTATTTCACCAGACGGTAAGTGGCTAGCAGTTGCAGGTCATACACGTGGTGAAAGAAGTCAAGGAAATTCAAATGTTCTGTTATTTTCTTTAGAAACTGCTAAATTAACAAATTTAACTGACAGCTTTGACTATACTGTTGGAAACCTTGTCGGTGTTGATGCAAAGTATGACACAGCTGAATTTCAATTAATCTGGGATTCTACTAGTACTAACATTTTCTTCAGTGCAACAGTTGGCGGAGATTGCCAGTTATTTAAAGTAGATATAGACGGTAAAGTTTCAGCTGCTCTATCTCCTTCTGTCGCATCAGTTACATCTTATGATTTAGTAAGTGATGATCAAGCTGTCCTTGTTCTTGCAACACCACTTTCTACTGGAGACCTAGTCACTCAAGACTTATCGAATGTAGAAAATGTTGTTCAGCTAACTGATTGGAATCAAGAACTATATAACGAGGTTCACTTAAGTACTCCTGAGAATTTCAATTACAAAAGTACAGATGGCTGGGAAATTGAAGGATGGGTTATGAAGCCTTATGGATTTGAAGAAGGTAAAAAATATCCAATGATCCTTGAAATTCACGGTGGACCAGCAACAGCTTACGGAAATGGGTTACACCATGAAATGCAATTAATGGCTTCAAAAGGGTATGTTGTTCTTTACACAAATCCACGAGGAAGCCATGGCTATGGTCATGAATTTGTAAATGCAGTAATTGGTGATTATGGTGGAATGGATTATGAAGATATTATGGCAGGTGTAGATTATGCCCTAGAAAACTATAACTACATCGACACTGACCAATTATTCGTAACTGGTGGTAGCTATGGTGGATATATGACAAACGTTATTGTTACTCGTACAGAGCGTTTCAAAGCTGCAGTTACTCAACGTAGTATTTGTAACTGGCATAGCTTCTACGGGACTAGTGACATTGGTTTCTTCTTCACTGAATGGCAGCACGGACATGCAGACCTTTGGGACGATGTTGAAAAGTTATTAAAGATCTCACCATTGACTTATGCTCGTGATGTAAAAACACCAACACTTATCCTACACAGCGAACAAGACTTACGTTGTCCAATGGAGCAAGCAGAGCAATGGTATATCGCCCTGAAACGTCTAGGTGTAGAAACAAAACTAGTCCGCTTCCCAGACGAAAACCATGACCTTTCTCGCTCTGGTAAACCAAAGCACCGCTTGGAGCGTCTACAACACCTTATTGGCTGGTTTGATGATCGCTTAGAAGCATAG
- a CDS encoding GlsB/YeaQ/YmgE family stress response membrane protein, producing the protein MELILYLIMGGIIGWFAGLLLRKDVPGGILGNVIAGILGSWIGGQLLGHFGPTIFDIAFFPALIGAVIFVFLLGLMTKVMKK; encoded by the coding sequence GTGGAATTGATATTATATTTAATCATGGGAGGAATTATTGGATGGTTCGCTGGGTTACTACTTCGCAAGGATGTCCCAGGTGGAATACTTGGTAATGTAATTGCTGGGATTTTAGGTTCTTGGATTGGTGGGCAATTATTAGGTCATTTTGGACCAACAATTTTTGATATTGCTTTTTTCCCTGCTCTCATTGGAGCTGTTATCTTTGTTTTCCTTCTAGGTTTAATGACTAAAGTAATGAAAAAATAA
- a CDS encoding family 43 glycosylhydrolase, which translates to MIELKPDMKTVVGEPKLIFQKVGKAEGTGFEGHEFFEASSIRKINDTYYFIYSSINGHELCYATSKSPTGGFVYGGTIISNGDLYINGCSSDRDAYNYIGNNHGSIVEVEGKWYVFYHRQTNRHHYSRQALAEPIEIKEDGSIPQVELTSSGLNNGPLKGTGEYEARIACHLMSANGAGRYGVYFGNITFKNHPYFTQSGKDRENNPTQYIANMRDGSIAGFKYFMISDLQGISVCVRGNASGYMLVSTGLYSEPIAKVRIEPSKVFTCINSGINIKNGRQALYFTYKGSGKLDFKSFVLS; encoded by the coding sequence GTGATTGAATTAAAGCCTGATATGAAGACGGTTGTTGGTGAGCCTAAGCTGATTTTTCAAAAAGTTGGGAAAGCAGAGGGGACTGGCTTTGAAGGACATGAGTTCTTTGAAGCAAGCTCGATTAGAAAAATTAACGATACCTATTACTTTATCTATTCTTCTATAAACGGTCATGAGCTTTGTTATGCAACAAGTAAAAGTCCCACTGGTGGGTTTGTTTATGGTGGCACCATCATAAGCAATGGAGACTTATACATAAATGGCTGTAGCTCAGATCGAGATGCTTATAATTACATCGGTAACAACCACGGAAGTATTGTTGAAGTTGAAGGTAAATGGTATGTATTCTATCATAGACAAACAAACAGGCATCATTATTCCAGACAAGCTCTTGCGGAACCCATTGAGATAAAAGAGGATGGAAGTATTCCACAGGTAGAACTAACAAGCTCTGGATTAAACAACGGGCCATTAAAAGGGACAGGAGAGTATGAAGCTCGTATTGCTTGTCATCTTATGTCGGCTAATGGTGCAGGTAGGTATGGTGTCTATTTTGGAAACATCACTTTTAAAAATCACCCATACTTTACGCAAAGTGGAAAAGATAGAGAAAATAATCCAACCCAATACATTGCAAATATGAGAGATGGATCAATTGCAGGGTTTAAGTATTTCATGATATCAGATCTTCAGGGAATTTCTGTATGTGTTCGTGGTAACGCATCTGGATATATGTTAGTATCTACAGGCCTATATTCAGAGCCAATTGCAAAAGTTAGAATTGAGCCAAGTAAAGTATTTACGTGTATTAATTCAGGGATAAATATAAAAAATGGGAGACAGGCGCTCTATTTTACTTATAAAGGTTCTGGGAAGTTGGACTTTAAGTCGTTTGTATTAAGTTGA
- a CDS encoding MFS transporter, translated as MDSQAGIPLHKEKIWTRDFVLICISNFFIFLGFQMTLPTIPLFVEKLGGNDQLIGAVVGIFTFSALLVRPYAGHALESKGRRFVYLTGLVIFVIAVGSFGFLPTIAFLFFMRVIQGVGWGFSTTASGTIASDIIPPKRRGEGMGYYGLSGNIALAFGPSLGLILVGIISFSQLFMICAILGLAAFFLSSRINYKQVYLTQQTTTKSKWDIYEKSALEPAMLLFFITVTFGGIASFLPLYTAQKGIEGIQLYFLVFALALMASRTFAGKIYDRKGHRAVFIPGAVCIMVAMVLLAWLPNMTILISAAILYGIGFGSVQPALQAWAIEKSPKHRRGMATATFFSSFDLGVGIGALLFGQIGHLFGYHTIYQTSAVSVCIAIILYIILLFKQRKTV; from the coding sequence TTGGATTCACAAGCTGGGATACCATTACATAAAGAAAAGATTTGGACCAGGGATTTTGTGCTGATTTGCATTTCGAATTTCTTCATATTTCTAGGTTTTCAGATGACCTTACCAACGATACCGCTTTTTGTTGAGAAACTGGGCGGAAATGATCAGCTAATTGGTGCAGTTGTTGGGATATTTACTTTTTCTGCTTTATTAGTACGTCCATATGCTGGTCACGCCTTAGAATCAAAGGGCAGAAGGTTTGTGTATCTAACGGGCTTAGTTATTTTTGTTATTGCTGTGGGGTCTTTTGGCTTTCTCCCTACCATAGCCTTTTTGTTTTTTATGAGAGTAATCCAGGGAGTCGGTTGGGGGTTTTCAACCACTGCCTCGGGCACGATTGCTAGTGATATTATTCCTCCAAAACGACGTGGAGAAGGAATGGGTTACTATGGATTGTCTGGAAACATTGCATTAGCTTTTGGTCCATCACTAGGTTTAATCCTAGTAGGGATAATATCTTTTTCACAGTTGTTTATGATTTGTGCAATTTTAGGTCTTGCTGCATTTTTTCTATCTTCACGAATCAATTATAAGCAAGTTTATCTAACACAACAAACAACGACTAAGAGTAAATGGGATATTTATGAAAAAAGTGCACTAGAGCCTGCCATGCTTTTATTCTTTATAACGGTAACGTTTGGAGGGATTGCCTCCTTTTTACCTTTATATACTGCGCAAAAAGGGATAGAGGGAATACAATTGTATTTTCTAGTATTTGCCCTAGCGTTAATGGCATCAAGAACATTTGCAGGTAAAATTTATGACAGAAAAGGCCATCGCGCGGTTTTCATTCCTGGTGCAGTGTGTATTATGGTTGCTATGGTATTATTAGCATGGCTTCCGAACATGACCATTTTAATTTCAGCGGCAATCCTATATGGCATAGGATTTGGGTCTGTTCAGCCTGCACTTCAAGCATGGGCAATTGAAAAATCCCCAAAGCATCGACGTGGAATGGCAACTGCAACCTTTTTCTCCTCCTTTGACCTTGGTGTTGGAATTGGAGCTCTATTGTTTGGGCAGATTGGTCATTTATTCGGGTATCACACAATCTATCAAACCTCAGCTGTTTCTGTTTGCATAGCAATCATTCTTTATATCATTTTATTGTTTAAGCAGAGAAAAACAGTATAA